A stretch of Prosthecobacter debontii DNA encodes these proteins:
- a CDS encoding transglutaminaseTgpA domain-containing protein produces MNSEGRMNAAAAPSPASASGGWWARFSSLVRRRGGAGEVTAGTRIRFNLHTLSWIGVCSTMAYAGAAQSNGAAYLLAFTAGALGVMSYVYARANLRGLEIRVGANPLQSGGQEVLPVEVRAASGHMPCGLEVLLAGSPKAAFVEQIPAGQSVRLHLRLPVARGGPLKLLLRSAYPLGLLHAQRVVNVELSRRAVPPASGHLPLPTAAEKATSSGGQSRSSQQSKPGREGDDFAGVREWQPGDSPRHIDWRAVARGRPLMVKTWASGLSEAVHLDWATLALPEEEKAGQMVRWIQTAEQQGLAYSLSLPELKIPVGQGESHARRCLQAVAELHAGGLAAAESRQTLRVPPSHEYNSEVSRGPLSLLSAVLLITALPLRDLVSIWVLIVLFVSLVIRNVTVRPLQTKIVPLGLTALGIAAVYFTQGTLFTMEAGIAVLIALSGGKLLESRTPHDFQVLAMIGWFLCLCGLMADQSLMRSVWMFTSFALITGCMMRFRRGVPGWKAPALQTVKLLVQALPLVLLLFFIFPRFSLDYLQRMSGGRTNVTGVPSSLDPGKVLELAKNTATAFRVEFPDGQLPTNRDRYWRCVVLWECQGLSWNRGLNSSYAPQVGGPLPSDVRQIITMEPHGQAWLPALDVPIAYAPGQRISGLSSERILWSHDTVRKVRRVEVTSRPQMGVESLSPFQREAALDFPADLAPSLRDLAGQWRQGATRDTEVVQAGLNYLRSQGYRYTLEPGVYLGGVALEEFMTKRKIGFCEHFAAAFATLMRVAGVPSRIVMGYLGGEMSITGTHLIVRQSDAHAWVEVWLDERGWTRVDPTAVLAPARLNSDLQGYLLGDEEALERQRNSFWWQAMQQVRLFMDQVNYEWYQSVISFDDESQFGWLSRLGLSGIKEGWLLLISIGAVLLALLLLTLWLRRPARDPDRWRSAWAHFCRRLEKLGLPARRENEGPLAYAQRVAGDREAVLALAQQYASGRYGQGEVSVRTFERAVRELR; encoded by the coding sequence ATGAACTCGGAAGGCCGCATGAATGCTGCTGCTGCGCCATCTCCTGCCTCCGCATCGGGAGGCTGGTGGGCGCGTTTTTCATCCTTGGTTAGGCGGAGGGGTGGTGCGGGCGAGGTCACGGCGGGTACGCGCATCCGTTTTAACCTGCACACGCTGTCATGGATCGGGGTTTGCAGCACCATGGCCTATGCCGGTGCGGCTCAGTCCAATGGCGCGGCCTACCTGCTGGCCTTCACCGCGGGGGCTCTGGGGGTGATGAGCTACGTCTATGCCCGGGCGAATTTGCGTGGCCTGGAAATCCGCGTGGGGGCCAATCCCCTCCAATCCGGCGGCCAGGAAGTGCTGCCGGTGGAGGTGCGTGCGGCTTCCGGACATATGCCTTGCGGACTGGAGGTGCTGCTGGCGGGATCACCGAAGGCGGCCTTTGTCGAGCAGATCCCAGCGGGTCAATCCGTGCGGTTGCATCTGCGTCTGCCGGTGGCTCGGGGTGGGCCACTGAAGCTTCTTCTGCGCAGTGCCTACCCGCTCGGCCTGCTGCATGCGCAGCGGGTGGTGAATGTGGAGCTGAGCCGCCGCGCGGTGCCTCCGGCTTCTGGGCATTTACCGCTGCCGACTGCGGCGGAGAAGGCCACCTCATCCGGCGGGCAGAGCCGCTCTTCTCAACAATCCAAACCCGGTCGGGAAGGGGATGACTTCGCGGGGGTGCGCGAGTGGCAGCCCGGAGACTCGCCGCGGCACATCGACTGGCGGGCGGTGGCGCGTGGGCGGCCGCTGATGGTGAAGACCTGGGCCTCCGGGCTGAGTGAAGCGGTGCATCTGGACTGGGCAACTCTGGCTCTGCCTGAGGAGGAAAAAGCCGGGCAGATGGTACGCTGGATTCAGACTGCGGAGCAGCAGGGGCTAGCCTACTCGCTGAGTCTGCCAGAGCTGAAGATCCCAGTCGGGCAGGGGGAATCTCATGCACGGCGCTGTCTCCAGGCGGTGGCGGAGCTGCACGCAGGCGGGTTGGCGGCGGCGGAGTCTCGGCAAACCCTGCGGGTGCCACCCAGCCATGAATATAACTCCGAGGTCTCGCGGGGGCCGCTGTCTCTACTCAGTGCGGTCTTGCTGATCACGGCCTTGCCTCTGAGAGACCTGGTGTCGATCTGGGTCTTGATCGTGCTTTTCGTGAGTCTGGTCATCCGCAACGTGACGGTGCGGCCTCTTCAGACCAAGATCGTGCCGTTGGGGCTGACGGCACTGGGGATTGCCGCAGTGTATTTCACCCAGGGCACTTTGTTCACCATGGAGGCGGGCATTGCGGTCTTAATCGCGTTATCCGGCGGGAAGCTGCTGGAGTCCCGCACCCCGCATGATTTTCAAGTCTTGGCCATGATCGGCTGGTTCCTGTGCCTGTGTGGTCTGATGGCGGATCAGAGTCTCATGCGCTCGGTGTGGATGTTCACCTCCTTCGCGCTGATCACCGGGTGCATGATGCGTTTCCGCCGTGGAGTGCCGGGGTGGAAGGCGCCAGCGCTTCAGACGGTGAAGCTGCTGGTGCAGGCCCTGCCGCTGGTGCTTCTGCTGTTCTTCATTTTCCCGCGTTTCAGCCTGGATTACCTCCAGCGGATGAGCGGTGGGCGCACCAACGTCACCGGCGTGCCTTCTTCGCTCGATCCGGGCAAGGTGTTGGAATTGGCCAAGAACACGGCGACGGCTTTCCGGGTGGAGTTTCCCGATGGCCAGCTCCCGACGAATCGCGACCGCTACTGGCGCTGCGTGGTATTGTGGGAGTGTCAGGGGCTGAGTTGGAATCGCGGTCTGAATAGCAGCTATGCCCCGCAAGTGGGTGGCCCACTGCCGAGCGATGTGCGGCAGATCATCACCATGGAGCCGCATGGTCAGGCCTGGCTCCCGGCTCTGGATGTGCCCATCGCTTATGCACCGGGGCAGCGCATCTCCGGTTTATCCTCCGAGCGGATTCTTTGGTCCCACGACACGGTGCGTAAGGTCCGGCGTGTGGAGGTGACCTCGCGTCCGCAGATGGGGGTGGAATCCCTGAGCCCGTTTCAGCGTGAGGCGGCCCTGGATTTCCCGGCGGATTTAGCCCCGAGTCTGCGGGATCTGGCCGGTCAGTGGCGGCAGGGGGCGACGCGAGATACGGAGGTCGTGCAAGCGGGTCTGAACTATCTGCGCAGTCAGGGCTATCGTTACACCCTGGAGCCCGGAGTCTATTTGGGAGGGGTGGCGCTGGAGGAGTTCATGACGAAGCGGAAGATCGGTTTCTGCGAGCACTTCGCCGCAGCGTTTGCGACCCTCATGCGCGTGGCCGGCGTGCCTTCGCGGATTGTCATGGGCTATCTCGGTGGGGAGATGTCCATCACCGGCACGCACTTGATCGTGCGTCAGTCGGATGCTCATGCTTGGGTGGAAGTCTGGCTGGATGAGCGAGGCTGGACGCGGGTGGACCCGACGGCGGTCCTGGCCCCGGCACGCCTAAACTCGGATTTGCAAGGTTATTTGTTAGGCGACGAAGAAGCTCTGGAAAGACAGCGCAACAGCTTCTGGTGGCAGGCCATGCAGCAGGTGCGCCTGTTCATGGATCAGGTGAACTATGAGTGGTATCAGTCCGTGATCAGCTTCGATGACGAATCGCAGTTCGGCTGGCTCTCACGGTTGGGGTTGAGCGGCATCAAGGAGGGCTGGCTGCTGCTCATCAGCATCGGTGCGGTGTTGCTGGCGTTGCTCCTTTTGACACTGTGGCTGCGGCGGCCAGCGCGTGACCCCGATCGCTGGCGCAGTGCCTGGGCGCATTTTTGCCGTCGCTTGGAAAAGCTGGGATTACCCGCACGGCGGGAAAATGAAGGTCCACTGGCCTATGCCCAGCGGGTGGCTGGAGATCGCGAGGCTGTCCTGGCGCTGGCGCAGCAGTATGCCTCAGGCCGCTATGGGCAGGGTGAAGTCTCCGTAAGAACTTTCGAGCGGGCCGTCCGAGAGCTTCGCTGA
- a CDS encoding Spy/CpxP family protein refolding chaperone produces MKHFGFVFSLLTLPLFAGPEILLQSGLITPEMIVTLKPELQLTSAQEATMTQIAQALQAEAAPLEKQVRERQRELVQSLRKPETGQEQAAARLDALMEAEAAVKHLHLKALVQLRDVLDPEQQKKALTLASSKQARRAGLESRVREKAARLRMAVDSLGVPPTQAMQKRGGEIEALIRQGEWTAADQALDQLMLESQVDEAELPPPADFSSYEPGDTDVESLKARYEKVAAAAQSLISIQQVKQLLKAKEALEEAKATEDAEAVGRALTWAEQMLKL; encoded by the coding sequence ATGAAACACTTTGGTTTCGTCTTTTCACTGCTAACACTTCCGCTCTTCGCCGGACCGGAGATCTTGCTTCAGAGCGGCCTGATCACCCCGGAGATGATCGTCACTCTCAAGCCCGAGTTGCAGCTCACCTCTGCGCAGGAGGCGACGATGACCCAGATCGCTCAAGCATTGCAAGCGGAGGCCGCGCCGCTGGAAAAGCAGGTGCGTGAGCGGCAGCGCGAGTTGGTGCAAAGCCTGCGCAAACCGGAAACCGGCCAGGAACAGGCAGCGGCTCGGCTGGATGCCCTGATGGAGGCGGAGGCTGCGGTGAAACATCTGCACCTCAAGGCGCTGGTGCAGTTGCGGGATGTGCTGGATCCTGAGCAGCAAAAGAAGGCGCTGACTTTGGCGTCCTCCAAACAGGCGCGGCGTGCAGGTCTGGAGTCGCGAGTGCGGGAGAAGGCGGCGCGTTTACGCATGGCGGTGGACTCCCTCGGCGTGCCGCCCACGCAGGCGATGCAAAAGCGCGGCGGCGAGATCGAGGCCCTGATCCGCCAGGGAGAGTGGACTGCAGCGGATCAGGCACTGGATCAGCTCATGCTGGAGAGTCAGGTGGATGAGGCGGAACTGCCCCCTCCTGCGGATTTCTCCAGCTATGAGCCCGGAGACACCGATGTGGAATCTCTCAAAGCCCGCTATGAGAAAGTGGCTGCGGCGGCGCAGTCGCTCATCTCCATCCAACAGGTGAAGCAACTGCTGAAAGCTAAAGAAGCCCTCGAAGAAGCCAAAGCCACCGAGGATGCCGAAGCTGTGGGACGAGCGCTCACTTGGGCAGAGCAGATGCTGAAGCTCTGA
- a CDS encoding response regulator transcription factor — translation MNLLLVEDDPELARQVRGWMHDAGHELRWESSAAKAMECFLNEECDVVILDVGLPDMNGFSLMEKMRREGVRTPVLFLTARADVADRVRGFAAGADDYLTKPFAHQELLARVEALHRRATNPIPTHRSLGNCRLDLLRHRVSCGGDSVELQPREWALLEVLMNHEGRVLPKKFLLEQVWDIHFDPGTNVVDAMICRLRRKLEAPGCGVQIETIRGKGYVFKTLA, via the coding sequence ATGAATCTTTTGCTTGTCGAAGATGATCCCGAACTCGCACGTCAAGTGAGGGGATGGATGCATGATGCCGGGCACGAATTGCGCTGGGAAAGCAGTGCGGCAAAGGCGATGGAGTGCTTTCTCAATGAAGAGTGTGATGTGGTGATCCTGGATGTGGGGCTGCCGGATATGAATGGCTTTTCCCTCATGGAAAAAATGCGCCGTGAGGGGGTGCGGACGCCGGTGCTCTTCCTCACCGCGCGGGCCGATGTGGCAGACCGCGTGCGGGGCTTCGCGGCGGGGGCGGATGATTACCTCACCAAGCCCTTTGCCCATCAGGAATTACTGGCGCGGGTGGAGGCGCTGCATCGTCGGGCCACCAACCCCATCCCCACGCACCGTAGCCTGGGCAATTGCCGCCTGGATCTGCTGCGCCATCGGGTCTCCTGCGGTGGCGATAGTGTGGAATTGCAACCGCGTGAGTGGGCACTGCTGGAGGTGCTGATGAATCATGAAGGCCGCGTGCTGCCGAAGAAGTTTTTGCTGGAGCAGGTGTGGGACATTCACTTCGATCCCGGCACCAATGTGGTGGATGCCATGATCTGCCGCCTACGCCGCAAGCTGGAGGCACCTGGCTGTGGCGTGCAGATCGAGACCATTCGCGGAAAGGGCTATGTTTTTAAAACTCTGGCGTGA
- a CDS encoding RNA polymerase sigma factor, translating into MERELADNLDALHADAFGWALHCCGGDHHRAEEVLQNAYLKLARGSLQRQGGSSFKTWWFGIIRLTAREEARRQWYRESLLSKLWRQGQSETRVTPPSPSRQVEQDEQTLQLRQALGMLPARQAEALHLVFYQDLSLSEAAAVMQVSLGSVRQHYERGKARLRTLLSPSSPTHDHGP; encoded by the coding sequence ATGGAGCGCGAACTTGCCGACAACCTCGACGCCCTGCATGCCGATGCCTTTGGCTGGGCGCTGCACTGCTGCGGCGGAGATCACCATCGGGCCGAGGAAGTGCTGCAGAATGCGTATCTGAAACTCGCGCGCGGCAGCTTGCAGCGCCAAGGCGGCTCCAGCTTCAAGACCTGGTGGTTCGGCATCATCCGCCTCACCGCCCGCGAGGAGGCGCGTCGGCAATGGTATCGGGAAAGCCTGCTCAGCAAGCTGTGGCGTCAGGGCCAAAGCGAAACGCGGGTGACGCCACCCTCTCCTTCACGACAGGTGGAGCAGGACGAACAAACTTTGCAACTGCGTCAGGCCCTGGGCATGTTACCCGCACGTCAGGCCGAGGCGCTGCATCTGGTGTTTTATCAGGACCTGTCTCTCAGCGAGGCCGCCGCCGTCATGCAGGTCAGCCTAGGTTCCGTGCGCCAGCATTACGAACGCGGCAAAGCACGTTTGAGAACCCTCCTTTCACCTTCCTCTCCCACTCATGACCATGGACCCTGA
- a CDS encoding GNAT family N-acetyltransferase, translated as MPPGYTLRPATNADCEAVRAVVLSVLAEYGLQADLSTTDADLFDLEGHYAQRGGCFEVVVDPNGKIIASVGLQPQGEGLCELRKMYLLPQHRGRGIGRTLLDHALQRARELGFREIHLETASVLKEATAMYERAGFQPYQPEHCSARCDLAYRLML; from the coding sequence ATGCCTCCTGGATACACCCTCCGTCCTGCCACGAATGCCGATTGCGAAGCCGTCCGCGCCGTCGTGCTCAGCGTGCTGGCGGAGTATGGTCTGCAAGCCGACCTCAGCACCACCGATGCGGATCTTTTTGACCTCGAAGGCCACTATGCTCAACGCGGTGGCTGCTTCGAGGTGGTGGTTGACCCGAATGGAAAAATCATCGCAAGCGTGGGTTTACAACCCCAGGGTGAAGGCCTCTGCGAGCTGCGCAAAATGTATCTCCTGCCGCAGCACCGTGGCCGTGGCATCGGCCGAACGCTGCTGGACCATGCTCTCCAGCGCGCCCGTGAGCTGGGCTTCCGCGAGATCCACCTGGAAACCGCCAGCGTCCTGAAGGAAGCCACCGCGATGTATGAACGCGCCGGGTTTCAGCCCTATCAGCCGGAGCATTGCTCCGCCCGCTGTGATCTGGCTTATCGGCTGATGCTGTGA
- a CDS encoding AAA family ATPase produces the protein MPESVARQAQANLQKLIDGLSQIILGKQDVIRLAVSCLLARGHLLFEDQPGVGKTLLSQALAQALGLQFRRVQFTSDMLPADILGASIYDREAGSFVFHQGPVFTQVLLGDEINRATPKTQSALLEAMEEGKVTSDGVTHALPQPFFVIATQNPSSQIGTFMLPESQLDRFLMRLALGVPDRTAERSILQGQDRREMLKSMTEILPWAEMQQMQVQARQVHVSGPLLDYVQDLLAASRAEGHGLSPRGGLALLNAAKAWALMHGRAMVLPEDVQDVGVAVMSHRLEGDGETARRLLEETVIP, from the coding sequence TTGCCTGAATCTGTCGCCCGCCAAGCCCAGGCGAATCTTCAGAAATTGATCGATGGCTTATCTCAAATCATCCTGGGCAAACAGGATGTCATCCGCCTCGCGGTGAGCTGCTTGCTTGCTCGCGGTCACCTGCTGTTTGAAGATCAGCCGGGGGTGGGCAAGACACTGCTCTCCCAGGCCCTGGCGCAGGCTCTGGGGCTGCAATTCCGCCGTGTCCAGTTCACCAGTGACATGCTGCCTGCGGATATCCTCGGTGCTTCCATTTATGATCGGGAGGCGGGTAGCTTCGTGTTCCACCAAGGCCCGGTTTTTACCCAGGTGCTGCTGGGGGATGAGATCAACCGTGCGACGCCGAAGACGCAATCCGCGCTCTTGGAGGCAATGGAGGAGGGCAAGGTGACGTCCGATGGCGTCACGCATGCCTTGCCCCAGCCGTTCTTCGTCATCGCCACGCAGAATCCATCGTCGCAGATCGGCACCTTCATGCTGCCTGAGTCTCAGTTAGACCGCTTCCTCATGCGCTTGGCCTTGGGCGTGCCCGACCGCACCGCGGAGCGCAGCATCCTGCAGGGTCAGGACCGGCGGGAGATGCTGAAGTCCATGACGGAGATCCTGCCCTGGGCGGAGATGCAGCAGATGCAGGTGCAGGCCAGGCAGGTGCATGTCTCCGGGCCGCTACTGGATTACGTGCAGGATTTGCTGGCAGCGAGCCGTGCCGAAGGGCATGGACTCTCCCCGCGTGGCGGTTTAGCCCTACTGAATGCGGCGAAGGCCTGGGCTCTGATGCATGGCCGGGCCATGGTGCTGCCGGAGGACGTGCAGGATGTGGGTGTGGCCGTGATGTCTCATCGTCTGGAAGGCGATGGTGAAACGGCCCGCCGTCTCCTGGAGGAAACCGTCATCCCTTAA
- a CDS encoding aspartate aminotransferase family protein — MSYTFPRSAELYARAQKSIAGGINSGIRKLEVPVPLYFDHGQGCRLWDVDGNEYIDFQTGQGALLYGHAPAGMAEALSVQARKGTHWAAQSELEIDVAERLQRLIPGAERVRFNNSATEVVLAAFRLARAHTGRQLILKFEGHYHGWADEGLVGFAPPPDQWGTEEEPTRLHPSQGVISEVLEQFVVARWNDVEHLRQRVDQYRGQIAAIVFEPVLCNTGCMEPVPGLLSTIRELCDRDGMLMIADETITGFRFGPGGAQTHYGVVPDLTILGKAIGGGVPFAALVGKEASFAKFLSGAAVHAGTLNANPLCLAAAKWCLDQILELGSDHPKTLISLGQKTMQGLRALADEYGIPLRPQGPGLVFHATMLKPGAAEGPVTSYRDYVLRHDAPRWAHLRRCLLEEGVRAIERGLWFLSLAHTEADVDEALVRARRAFARHAEEWVGA; from the coding sequence ATGTCCTACACCTTCCCACGTTCAGCCGAGCTGTATGCCCGGGCCCAAAAAAGCATCGCTGGTGGCATCAACAGCGGCATCCGTAAGCTGGAAGTTCCTGTGCCGCTTTACTTCGATCACGGTCAGGGCTGCCGCCTGTGGGATGTGGATGGGAATGAATACATCGATTTTCAAACCGGTCAGGGAGCGCTGCTCTACGGTCACGCTCCCGCAGGCATGGCGGAGGCTCTCTCCGTGCAGGCCCGTAAAGGCACCCACTGGGCCGCGCAGAGCGAGTTGGAGATCGATGTGGCCGAGCGGCTGCAACGCCTCATTCCCGGCGCGGAGCGGGTGCGCTTTAACAACTCCGCCACGGAGGTGGTGCTCGCCGCCTTCCGCCTGGCCCGGGCCCACACCGGGCGTCAGCTCATCTTGAAATTCGAAGGCCATTACCACGGTTGGGCCGATGAAGGGCTGGTCGGCTTTGCCCCACCGCCGGATCAATGGGGCACGGAGGAGGAGCCGACTCGCCTGCACCCCAGCCAAGGAGTGATCTCGGAAGTGCTGGAGCAATTCGTCGTCGCCCGCTGGAATGACGTCGAGCATCTGCGCCAGCGCGTGGATCAGTATCGCGGCCAGATCGCCGCCATCGTGTTCGAGCCTGTGCTATGCAACACCGGCTGCATGGAGCCCGTGCCCGGCCTGCTCTCCACCATCCGCGAGCTGTGTGATCGCGACGGCATGCTCATGATCGCGGATGAAACCATCACCGGTTTCCGCTTCGGCCCCGGCGGAGCGCAGACGCATTATGGCGTGGTGCCGGATCTTACCATTCTCGGCAAAGCCATCGGCGGCGGTGTCCCCTTTGCCGCCCTGGTGGGGAAAGAAGCCTCCTTCGCCAAATTCCTCAGCGGTGCCGCGGTGCACGCCGGCACTCTAAATGCCAACCCGCTGTGCCTCGCCGCCGCCAAGTGGTGTCTGGATCAGATCCTCGAACTCGGGTCCGATCACCCCAAGACACTGATTTCGTTAGGCCAAAAAACCATGCAGGGACTGCGTGCCCTGGCCGATGAGTATGGCATCCCCCTGCGACCTCAAGGCCCCGGCCTCGTCTTCCATGCCACGATGCTGAAACCTGGGGCCGCCGAAGGCCCGGTCACCAGTTACCGCGACTACGTGCTGCGGCATGATGCCCCACGCTGGGCACACCTGCGCCGTTGCCTGCTGGAAGAGGGCGTGCGCGCCATCGAGCGCGGTCTCTGGTTCCTCAGTCTCGCCCACACCGAGGCCGATGTCGATGAAGCGCTGGTCCGCGCGCGACGGGCCTTTGCACGCCATGCGGAAGAGTGGGTGGGGGCCTGA
- a CDS encoding sensor histidine kinase: MFLKLWREKVPSVWRLILLLVAVVSICIATILVFVRMAVNQDMRQFHRNRISDELMQYSAIYTQSGLAGVKRVFQATPRPLSHDAMRLTTASGQIISEEMSSAAKGFIWPEQTMRSLLDKGDMDLMEVAATDREGRLYLGAIRLWDGNTLWMGRADTQSRMHLRNIEWHLWFAGLTAAMILLLPVMWFRHEVLRPILSFTRTAERMRLPGNNSRLRGQEAIPELRALASVVNIGLDQIQALTRELQTTNDFLAHELRTPLARIRGNLEHFHDETDNEAAREAAARSLEEIDRATQLVQTLLTIRAGDHAALRLHRQVTSLDELLTDLVELFVPAAEDRKLILKLVPGLSMTLNIDRELLTQAVSNLLDNALAYNRPGGQISVSWQGEGTGAIISVEDTGPGLHPDEIEIIWDRYVRGSAARPKSSGMGLGLSLVRSIAMAHGGYSGAHNREGGGAVFWIHIPGN; encoded by the coding sequence ATGTTTTTAAAACTCTGGCGTGAGAAGGTTCCGTCCGTATGGCGGCTGATTTTGCTGTTGGTGGCGGTGGTGTCCATCTGCATCGCCACGATCCTGGTGTTCGTCCGCATGGCGGTGAATCAGGACATGCGGCAGTTTCATCGCAATCGCATCTCCGATGAGCTGATGCAATACTCCGCCATCTACACGCAGAGCGGGCTGGCGGGGGTGAAGCGGGTGTTTCAGGCCACCCCGCGCCCACTGAGTCATGATGCCATGCGGCTGACCACGGCCTCCGGACAGATCATCTCTGAAGAGATGTCATCCGCAGCTAAAGGCTTCATTTGGCCCGAACAAACGATGCGATCATTGTTAGATAAAGGGGATATGGACCTGATGGAAGTGGCCGCCACGGATCGTGAAGGCCGCCTGTATCTGGGGGCCATCCGGCTCTGGGATGGCAATACTCTGTGGATGGGCAGGGCGGATACGCAGTCACGCATGCACTTGCGCAATATCGAGTGGCATTTGTGGTTCGCGGGACTCACTGCCGCCATGATCCTTTTGCTCCCCGTCATGTGGTTTCGCCATGAGGTGCTGCGGCCCATCCTCTCCTTCACCCGCACTGCGGAGCGCATGCGGCTGCCGGGGAATAACAGCCGCTTGCGCGGGCAGGAGGCCATCCCTGAACTGCGAGCCCTGGCCTCGGTGGTGAACATCGGTCTCGATCAGATCCAGGCCCTGACACGCGAGCTCCAGACCACCAATGACTTCCTGGCCCACGAGCTGCGCACCCCGCTGGCACGCATCCGAGGAAACTTGGAGCATTTCCATGATGAAACCGACAACGAGGCCGCGCGTGAAGCAGCCGCCCGCAGTCTGGAAGAGATCGATCGTGCCACCCAACTGGTGCAGACGCTGCTGACCATCCGAGCCGGGGATCACGCCGCGCTGCGCCTGCATCGTCAAGTCACCTCCCTGGATGAGCTGTTGACGGATCTGGTGGAGCTTTTCGTGCCGGCGGCGGAAGATCGGAAGCTGATTCTCAAACTGGTGCCGGGCCTGAGCATGACGCTGAACATCGATCGCGAATTGCTGACGCAGGCCGTCTCCAATTTGCTCGATAACGCGCTGGCCTACAACCGACCTGGCGGCCAGATCAGCGTGAGCTGGCAGGGCGAAGGCACCGGTGCCATCATCTCCGTGGAGGATACCGGCCCCGGGCTGCATCCGGATGAGATCGAAATCATCTGGGACCGCTACGTGCGTGGCAGCGCTGCCCGCCCCAAGAGCTCCGGCATGGGCCTGGGGCTCAGCCTCGTGCGCTCCATCGCCATGGCGCATGGCGGGTATTCCGGTGCCCACAATCGCGAGGGAGGCGGGGCGGTCTTCTGGATCCATATTCCGGGAAATTGA